In Zalophus californianus isolate mZalCal1 chromosome 4, mZalCal1.pri.v2, whole genome shotgun sequence, the following proteins share a genomic window:
- the LOC113911647 gene encoding 60S ribosomal protein L14-like yields the protein MVFRRFVEVGRVAYVSFGPHAGKLVTIVDVIDQNRALVDGPCTQVRRQAMPFKCMQLTDFILKFPHSARQKYVRQAWQKADISTKWAATRWAKKIEARERKAKMTDFDHYKVMKAKKMRNRIIKLEVRKLQKAALLKASPKKAPAAKGAAAAAAAKVPAKKMAAVGKKAPAQKVPAPKAAGQKAAPPKAQKGPKAPAQKAPAPKASGREA from the coding sequence ATGGTGTTCAGGCGTTTCGTGGAGGTTGGCCGGGTGGCCTACGTCTCCTTTGGGCCTCATGCTGGGAAGCTCGTCACAATTGTAGATGTTATTGATCAGAACAGGGCTTTGGTTGATGGACCTTGCACTCAGGTAAGGAGACAGGCTATGCCTTTCAAGTGCATGCAGCTCACTGACTTCATCCTCAAATTCCCTCACAGTGCCCGCCAGAAGTATGTCCGACAAGCCTGGCAGAAGGCAGATATCAGTACAAAATGGGCAGCCACAAGATGGGCCAAGAAGATTgaagccagagaaaggaaagCCAAGATGACAGATTTTGATCATTATAAAGTCatgaaggcaaagaaaatgaGGAACAGAATAATCAAGCTTGAAGTTAGGAAGCTACAAAAAGCAGCTCTCCTGAAAGCGTCTCCTAAAAAAGCACCTGCTGCTAAGGGTGCGGCTGCAGCAGCTGCTGCAAAAGTTCCAGCTAAAAAGATGGCCGCTGTGGGCAAGAAGGCTCCAGCCCAGAAGGTTCCTGCCCCGAAAGCTGCAGGCCAGAAGGCAGCACCTCCAAAGGCTCAGAAGGGTCCGAAAGCTCCAGCTCAGAAAGCACCTGCTCCAAAGGCATCTGGCAGGGAAGCATAA